A region from the Sandaracinus amylolyticus genome encodes:
- a CDS encoding DEAD/DEAH box helicase, translating to MQFRDLGLSAPLLRAIEQTGYETPTPIQREAIPPAIAGRDVLGCAQTGTGKTAAFALPLLQRLDASAGDEPKLRALVLTPTRELAIQIGDSFTTYGKGLDLWHTVIFGGVNEKPQIAELRDGVDALIATPGRLLDLMNQGHVKLADVEIFVLDEADRMLDMGFLPDVKRVIAKLPRERQTLFFSATMPPDIRALADSLLRDPVSVAVTPVSSTAERIDQHVYFVDKGNKPRLLVDLLKKDPAIEHTLVFTRTKHGANKVVQQLEKAGLKAAAIHGNKSQNARERAMTGFRTGELRLLVATDIAARGIDVEGITHVINYDLPNIPETYVHRIGRTGRAGAAGIAISFCESEERPYLVDIERLIGKHVPRVEQHAYPPSEPLPPMTDLARRGGGGAGPRPAQRPSGGGGGGRPQHARGGGPSRGPGGGGRGPIVERVSRGKSEGPIVERKPAGERSAAAEGGSAAQPGDGGRRRKRRRGGRGRRPGGPRPEAQGAPTR from the coding sequence GTGCAGTTTCGTGACCTGGGCCTCTCGGCCCCCCTCCTCCGCGCGATCGAACAGACCGGCTACGAGACGCCGACTCCGATCCAGCGCGAGGCCATTCCTCCCGCCATCGCCGGCCGCGACGTCCTCGGATGCGCGCAGACCGGCACCGGCAAGACCGCAGCGTTCGCGCTGCCCCTCCTGCAGCGCCTCGACGCGAGCGCGGGCGACGAGCCCAAGCTCCGTGCCCTCGTCCTCACGCCCACGCGCGAGCTCGCGATCCAGATCGGCGACTCGTTCACGACGTACGGCAAGGGCCTCGACCTCTGGCACACCGTGATCTTCGGTGGCGTCAACGAGAAGCCGCAGATCGCCGAGCTCCGCGACGGAGTCGACGCGCTGATCGCCACGCCGGGCCGCCTGCTCGACCTGATGAACCAGGGCCACGTGAAGCTCGCCGACGTCGAGATCTTCGTGCTCGACGAGGCCGATCGCATGCTCGACATGGGCTTCCTGCCCGACGTGAAGCGCGTGATCGCGAAGCTCCCGCGCGAGCGCCAGACGCTCTTCTTCTCGGCGACGATGCCGCCCGACATCCGCGCGCTTGCAGACTCGCTGCTGCGTGATCCGGTGAGCGTCGCGGTGACGCCGGTCTCGTCGACCGCGGAGCGCATCGATCAGCACGTGTACTTCGTCGACAAGGGCAACAAGCCGCGCCTGCTCGTCGACCTGCTGAAGAAGGATCCGGCGATCGAGCACACGCTCGTCTTCACGCGCACGAAGCACGGCGCCAACAAGGTCGTGCAGCAGCTCGAGAAGGCGGGGCTCAAGGCCGCCGCGATCCACGGCAACAAGTCGCAGAACGCGCGAGAGCGCGCGATGACCGGCTTCCGCACCGGCGAGCTGCGCTTGCTGGTCGCGACCGACATCGCGGCGCGCGGCATCGACGTCGAGGGGATCACCCACGTGATCAACTACGACCTGCCGAACATCCCCGAGACGTACGTGCACCGCATCGGTCGCACCGGGCGCGCGGGCGCGGCGGGCATCGCGATCTCGTTCTGCGAGAGCGAGGAGCGCCCGTACCTCGTCGACATCGAGCGGCTGATCGGCAAGCACGTGCCGCGCGTCGAGCAGCACGCGTACCCGCCGAGCGAGCCGCTGCCGCCGATGACCGATCTCGCGCGTCGCGGCGGGGGCGGTGCGGGCCCGCGCCCCGCCCAGCGTCCGAGCGGCGGTGGCGGCGGTGGACGGCCGCAGCACGCGCGCGGAGGCGGACCTTCGCGCGGACCGGGCGGCGGCGGGCGCGGTCCGATCGTCGAGCGTGTGTCGCGCGGCAAGAGCGAAGGCCCGATCGTCGAGCGCAAGCCGGCGGGCGAGCGGAGCGCTGCCGCGGAGGGTGGCTCGGCGGCGCAGCCGGGTGACGGCGGGCGGCGTCGCAAGCGTCGCCGTGGCGGTCGCGGGCGCCGGCCCGGTGGGCCGCGGCCCGAGGCGCAGGGCGCTCCGACGCGCTGA
- a CDS encoding cupin domain-containing protein — protein sequence MADRDDALPSYVVHRDDVPEVEGTYPAPFDAEKLSLYRDLGRAAGSTRVGFSVERLLPGRRTSFTHAHLREEELIYVVSGTCHVRVIEPGREAREITLREGHFVAFPPGTGIAHTFVNRGDTECTLVIVGERNPEERAFYAEDLEYDAHFARTRPECHWTR from the coding sequence ATGGCCGATCGTGACGACGCGCTCCCCTCGTACGTCGTGCACCGCGACGACGTGCCGGAGGTCGAGGGCACGTATCCCGCGCCCTTCGACGCGGAGAAGCTCTCGCTCTATCGCGACCTCGGACGCGCTGCGGGCTCGACGCGCGTGGGCTTCTCGGTCGAGCGCCTGCTCCCGGGACGGCGCACCAGCTTCACCCACGCCCACCTGCGCGAAGAAGAGCTGATCTACGTCGTCTCCGGCACCTGCCACGTGCGCGTGATCGAGCCCGGCCGCGAGGCCCGCGAGATCACGCTGCGCGAGGGCCACTTCGTCGCGTTCCCGCCCGGCACCGGCATCGCGCACACCTTCGTGAACCGCGGCGACACGGAGTGCACGCTCGTGATCGTCGGCGAGCGCAACCCCGAAGAACGCGCGTTCTACGCCGAAGATCTTGAGTACGACGCACACTTCGCGCGCACGCGCCCCGAGTGTCACTGGACGCGCTGA
- a CDS encoding ATP-grasp domain-containing protein: MSRLAILFARPRAEQEIEDDFEAEALAAEELGIEAHEIDLDLVVDGDAERACARLPRGRDWLLRSWMLKEDEYESLEEGVDARRGRLITDARSYARATYLPEWYPELEDVTPASRWIEGADLDEAWDAARALGDGPWIVKDHVKSVKEQWLDACFVPEGAERARFDAVCSAMIEARGDRFERGIVVRRFVRLRELGYRMPERAVSDEHRLFFFEGALIAHAPYHDVEVVPLDVGPLRALAKRVDSPFFTIDVARTSDGGWTVIEVNDGGVSWLPAQLDPRALYERIAA, from the coding sequence ATGTCGAGACTCGCGATCTTGTTCGCCCGTCCGCGCGCCGAGCAGGAGATCGAAGACGACTTCGAGGCCGAGGCGCTCGCGGCGGAAGAGCTCGGGATCGAGGCCCACGAGATCGATCTCGATCTCGTCGTCGACGGTGACGCGGAGCGCGCCTGCGCGCGGCTGCCGCGCGGGCGCGACTGGCTCCTGCGATCGTGGATGTTGAAGGAGGACGAGTACGAGTCGCTCGAGGAGGGCGTCGACGCGCGGCGCGGGCGGCTGATCACCGACGCGCGCTCCTATGCGCGCGCGACGTATCTGCCCGAGTGGTATCCGGAGCTCGAGGACGTCACGCCGGCGTCGCGGTGGATCGAGGGCGCGGATCTCGACGAGGCGTGGGACGCGGCGCGCGCGCTCGGCGACGGGCCGTGGATCGTGAAGGACCACGTGAAGTCGGTGAAGGAGCAGTGGCTGGACGCGTGCTTCGTGCCCGAGGGCGCGGAGCGCGCGCGCTTCGACGCGGTGTGCAGCGCGATGATCGAGGCGCGTGGCGATCGCTTCGAGCGCGGCATCGTGGTGCGACGCTTCGTGCGGCTGCGCGAGCTCGGATATCGGATGCCCGAGCGCGCGGTGAGCGACGAGCACCGGCTCTTCTTCTTCGAGGGCGCGCTGATCGCGCACGCGCCCTATCACGACGTCGAGGTCGTGCCGCTCGACGTCGGCCCGCTGCGCGCGCTCGCGAAGCGCGTCGACTCGCCGTTCTTCACGATCGACGTCGCGCGCACGAGCGACGGCGGATGGACGGTGATCGAGGTGAACGACGGCGGGGTGTCGTGGCTGCCCGCGCAGCTCGATCCGCGCGCGCTCTACGAGCGCATCGCCGCCTGA
- a CDS encoding GreA/GreB family elongation factor, giving the protein MTKLPDKSAVREALRAALASTLAMLAHAAKDAAEGATHEENRSEGDKDMRATEQSYIARGQAMRAEEIAEEIARLDATPVRAFRDDEAIAAGALVRVSIDGEDERVLYVVPWGGGTELDVGGTRVTVITPVSPVGRALCGRSAGDDFELTQRGAVREWVIEDVR; this is encoded by the coding sequence ATGACGAAGCTTCCCGACAAGAGCGCGGTGAGAGAGGCACTGCGAGCGGCGCTCGCGAGCACGCTCGCGATGCTCGCGCACGCCGCGAAGGACGCGGCCGAGGGCGCGACGCACGAGGAGAATCGCTCCGAGGGCGACAAGGACATGCGGGCGACCGAGCAGAGCTACATCGCGCGCGGACAGGCGATGCGCGCGGAGGAGATCGCGGAGGAGATCGCGCGCCTCGACGCGACACCGGTGCGCGCCTTCCGCGACGACGAGGCGATCGCGGCGGGCGCGCTGGTGCGCGTGTCGATCGACGGCGAGGACGAGCGCGTGCTCTACGTCGTGCCGTGGGGCGGCGGCACCGAGCTCGACGTCGGCGGCACGCGCGTCACCGTGATCACGCCGGTCTCGCCGGTCGGCCGCGCGCTCTGCGGGCGCTCCGCGGGCGACGACTTCGAGCTGACGCAGCGGGGCGCGGTGCGCGAGTGGGTGATCGAGGACGTTCGCTGA
- a CDS encoding FAD/NAD(P)-binding protein: MSERSRLRELIARFEALGAQVRREDAMALLAGAELEWDDVAPFVSPGEHGYTRRRIARTDAFEMLVMTWRPGQRSAPHDHAGSLCALRVMRGGVHETRYAPAPDGLVDPCARGELREGEVAVDTTTEVHALSNDASDGSLLVTLHVYAPPLPELRRFAARPSEARALPIFSRRRAARAPVVALIGGGFSGTLAAAHLVRLASQSDRALHVVIVDRQAAFGEGAAYRTADGRHLLNVPASNMSAWPDRREHFLAWARRRDPAVAPTDFLPRRLYGEYVRDTFFEVAAESAQDVTAEIVRAEVHDVRRDADRWRLELDGGAPIDADAIVVATGHRPPECPIGDRWSGSRSRYIEDPWASLALSAIAPDEPVVLLGTGLTAIDVLLTITRSLREAPVVAISRRGLAPASHASVPVRAIDPSEWLDPLIDRGPTARTLVRELRAAIARADDWRAVIDGLRPHTARTWRALPEREAARLLRHARAYWEVRRHRVAPPVAAILHELESRGVFRTLAGRVLAARADDEGVTLDVRARGAVDPHSLRTAWIVNCTGPGSGARLAGAPGLGALIRAEHLELDGLGLGVRTDEHGRAREGDRARGDLVVIGTLRKPDLWESTAVPELREQARDAARVLLEHLAHARA; the protein is encoded by the coding sequence ATGTCCGAACGATCTCGCCTGCGCGAGCTGATCGCGCGCTTCGAGGCCCTCGGCGCGCAGGTCCGACGCGAGGACGCGATGGCGCTGCTCGCGGGCGCGGAGCTGGAGTGGGACGACGTCGCGCCGTTCGTGTCGCCGGGCGAGCACGGGTACACGCGCCGCCGCATCGCGCGCACCGACGCGTTCGAGATGCTCGTGATGACGTGGCGCCCCGGGCAACGGAGCGCGCCTCACGACCACGCGGGATCGCTGTGCGCGCTGCGCGTGATGCGCGGCGGTGTGCACGAGACGCGGTACGCGCCGGCGCCCGACGGGCTCGTCGATCCGTGCGCGCGCGGCGAGCTCCGCGAGGGCGAGGTCGCGGTCGACACCACGACCGAGGTGCACGCGCTCTCGAACGACGCGAGCGACGGCTCGCTGCTGGTCACGCTGCACGTCTACGCACCTCCGCTGCCCGAGCTGCGGCGCTTCGCGGCGCGACCGAGCGAGGCACGCGCGCTGCCGATCTTCTCGCGCCGCCGCGCCGCGCGCGCACCGGTGGTCGCGCTGATCGGCGGCGGGTTCTCGGGCACGCTCGCGGCCGCGCACCTCGTGCGGCTCGCGAGCCAGTCGGACCGCGCGCTCCACGTCGTGATCGTCGATCGCCAGGCCGCGTTCGGCGAAGGCGCGGCGTATCGGACCGCCGACGGGCGACACCTCCTGAACGTCCCGGCGTCGAACATGAGCGCCTGGCCCGATCGCCGCGAGCACTTCCTCGCGTGGGCGCGACGCCGCGATCCCGCGGTCGCGCCCACCGACTTCCTGCCGCGCCGCCTCTACGGCGAGTACGTGCGCGACACGTTCTTCGAGGTCGCCGCGGAGTCCGCGCAGGACGTCACGGCGGAGATCGTGCGCGCCGAGGTGCACGACGTGCGTCGCGACGCCGACCGGTGGCGCCTCGAGCTCGACGGCGGCGCGCCGATCGACGCCGACGCGATCGTCGTCGCGACGGGGCATCGCCCGCCGGAGTGCCCGATCGGCGATCGCTGGTCGGGCTCGCGCTCGCGCTACATCGAAGATCCCTGGGCCTCGCTCGCGCTCTCCGCGATCGCGCCCGACGAGCCGGTCGTGCTGCTCGGCACCGGCCTCACCGCGATCGACGTGCTCCTCACGATCACGCGCTCGCTGCGCGAGGCTCCGGTCGTCGCGATCTCGCGCCGCGGGCTCGCGCCGGCGTCGCACGCGAGCGTGCCGGTGCGCGCGATCGATCCGAGCGAGTGGCTCGATCCGCTGATCGACCGTGGCCCGACCGCGCGCACGCTGGTGCGCGAGCTGCGCGCGGCGATCGCGCGCGCCGACGACTGGCGCGCGGTGATCGACGGGCTGCGGCCGCACACCGCGCGCACCTGGCGTGCGCTCCCGGAGCGCGAGGCCGCGCGCCTGCTGCGTCACGCGCGCGCGTACTGGGAGGTGCGCCGGCACCGCGTCGCGCCGCCCGTCGCCGCGATCCTCCACGAGCTCGAGTCGCGCGGCGTGTTCCGCACGCTCGCGGGGCGCGTGCTCGCGGCGCGCGCCGACGACGAGGGCGTCACGCTCGACGTGCGTGCGCGCGGCGCGGTCGATCCGCACTCGCTGCGCACCGCGTGGATCGTCAACTGCACCGGCCCAGGCTCGGGCGCGCGTCTCGCCGGCGCGCCCGGCCTCGGCGCGCTGATCCGCGCGGAGCACCTCGAGCTCGACGGGCTCGGCCTCGGCGTTCGCACCGACGAGCACGGCCGCGCGCGCGAGGGCGATCGGGCGCGCGGCGATCTCGTCGTGATCGGCACGCTGCGCAAGCCGGATCTCTGGGAGTCGACCGCGGTGCCGGAGCTGCGCGAGCAGGCGCGCGACGCCGCGCGCGTGCTGCTCGAGCATCTCGCTCACGCACGCGCGTGA